DNA from Mycobacterium bourgelatii:
CGAGCTGCCATTGCAGCCAGCGGTGGAAATCGACCGCTTCCTTATTCTTAGAGACGAACTTGGCGACCCCTGGCGCGTCCGGGTGCCGCAGTGAGTTCGGCCATCGGTACCAGTCGCCGCCGTGCTCTTCGGCCAGCGCACACCAAGTGGCGAAGTCGTCCAATGCGCGCCCTTCCCGCGCACAGAAGGCGCGGTAGGCGAGCTCGCGCCCCGCGGTTCGCGGCACCCGATGGATGAGTTTCAACGCCGCGCGCTTGGCAGCCCACGCGGTGTCCCGGTCGATCGCCTCGTGGCGTCTGGTGTGACCTTGCACATCGTCGCGCAATTGCCGCACCCGGGCGCGCTTCGGCAGGTCAACGATTTCCGGAATCCCCTCCACCCGTAGGTAGAGGGGATTGAAGAACCGACGCGACGTCGGCAGGTACGGCGAGGGCTCGATCGGTGTCGAGCCGCCTTTCCGACTGGCCTGGGAGCCCGGAAGTGTTGCCGCGTGGAGGGGATTGACCAGCAGATAGTCGGCGCCGTGTTGCGAAGCCGACCACAGCGCCAGGTCCGCCAAATCGGTGAGGTCGCCGATTCCCCAGGACTGTTTGGACCGAACGCTGTAGAGCTGGGCGGCCAACCCCCAGGCCCGCCGGGCACCGAGCTTGTCGGGCAACCCCACCCAGTCGGGCGTCACGATCAGGGCGGTGTCGGCCTCGTAATCGTTGGATCGCAGATGGATGCGGTGGTAGCCGAGCGGCAGATCGGTAGGCAGCACAAAGCTGGCCTCACCGATCAACCTTCCGTCCAGATCGAACGGGGGAGTGAAGTTGTCGACCTGGACGATCCCGCCTCGTTGCGTGCCGTCCTCGAGACGTAACCACACATCGGCGGGGGCTCCGTGGGTCACGTGCACCCAGAACCGCGTCTGGACACCCGCGCGCCCCACGACGGCGGCCGGCAGCGACCGCGCCCAGTACCCGCGCGCCTGTGCGGCCAGCGCCACATTGCGTTCCTCTTCGGTTGTCGCGGAAACGCCCAGAGCTGCAAGGACTGCCACGAGCGTCCGCTCGGAGACGTGGACGTAGTGGCCCACCCAGTCCTGATATCCGGTGGCAATGCCGTACCGCCGCGCTAGTTCCACCAGCGAGGGTGCCAGCTCAGTCATGTGCCCCTTCTTGCGTCCAACACCCACCGGAATACTCGTACGACCCCGGCGGCGCGAACCGCGTCGTATCATTTCTTAGCAGGTCAGCAGCGTGCACACCGAAGTGAACGGTTCGACAGGCCGATTCGGCCATTCGTAGCTACCATGCCCTGTGACGACACATTGAAATACTCGGGGGATCCCGCGCACCCTGCGCTGCGTGGCAAGGTCCGCGCGGGTGCCTTACGGTTATCGATGTGATTGGCCTCGCTAACCCGAGGGCCAAGCGTGCAGGTCAATATTTCAGGCGTTCGGAGTAGACCGGAAGGTGATCTAACGTGGCTGAAGAGAGCCGCGGACAGCGGGGGTCGGGATACGGCCTCGGGTTGTCAACGCGGACCCAGGTGACGGGTTATCAGTTCCTGGCGCGTCGGACAGCAATGGCGTTGACCCGTTGGCGGGTCCGGATGGAGATCGAACCGGGACGGCGTCAGACGCTGTCGGTGGTGGCGTCGATATCGGCGGCAGTGCTGATCTGCCTCGGGGCGCTGCTGTGGTCATTCATCAGCCCGTCAGGCCAGATCAACGATTCGGCGATCATCGCCGACAAAGACTCTGGCGCGCTGTATGTCCGCGTAGGCGACCGGTTGCACCCGGCCCTGAATCTGGCGTCGGCGCGGCTGATCGCCGGCCGTCCGGACAACCCGAAACAGGTCAAGTCGAATCAGATCACCTCCATGCCGCACGGGCCGCTGGTGGGTATTCCGGGTGCTCCGTCTCAGTTCTCGCCGAAGAGTCCGTCGGAATCGTCGTGGCTGGTGTGCGACACCGTGGACACCTCGTCGGGAGTCGGGGGCGCACAGAGCGTGACGGTGACGGTGATCGACGGCACCCCGGAGCTGACCAACCACCGCAAGGTGTTGAGCGGGTCGGACGCCGTGGTGTTGAGCTACGAAGGGACCACCTGGGTGGTCCGTGAAGGACGCCGGTCCAAGATCGACGCCACCGACCGCTCGGTTCTGCTGCCCTTGGGGCTCACCCCGGAACAGGTCAGTCAGGCCAAGCCGATGAGCCGTGCGTTGTATGACGCGCTGCCGGTCGGGCCCGAACTGCTGGTGCCAGAGGTGCCGAATGCCAATGCCCCGGCGACCTTCCCGGGCGCACCGGGACCGGTGGGG
Protein-coding regions in this window:
- the malQ gene encoding 4-alpha-glucanotransferase, coding for MTELAPSLVELARRYGIATGYQDWVGHYVHVSERTLVAVLAALGVSATTEEERNVALAAQARGYWARSLPAAVVGRAGVQTRFWVHVTHGAPADVWLRLEDGTQRGGIVQVDNFTPPFDLDGRLIGEASFVLPTDLPLGYHRIHLRSNDYEADTALIVTPDWVGLPDKLGARRAWGLAAQLYSVRSKQSWGIGDLTDLADLALWSASQHGADYLLVNPLHAATLPGSQASRKGGSTPIEPSPYLPTSRRFFNPLYLRVEGIPEIVDLPKRARVRQLRDDVQGHTRRHEAIDRDTAWAAKRAALKLIHRVPRTAGRELAYRAFCAREGRALDDFATWCALAEEHGGDWYRWPNSLRHPDAPGVAKFVSKNKEAVDFHRWLQWQLDEQLAAAQSQALRAGMALGIMHDLAVGVHPTGADSWALQDALALGVTAGAPPDEFNQLGQDWSQPPWRPDRLEEQEYRPFRALIRAVLRHAGGVRIDHIIGLFRLWWIPEGAPPTEGTYVRYDHEAMIGIVALEAHRAGAVVVGEDLGTVEPWVRDYLLLRGLLGTSILWFEHDLDGGGPLPAERWREYCLSSVTTHDLPPTAGYLAGDHVRLRESLGLLARPVEAELEASRAEREAWLAELRRVGLLEEGQEDPEDTILALYRYLGRTPSRLLGVALTDAVGDRQTQNQPGTTDEYPNWRVPLTGPDGKRMLLEDVFADARAARLVEAVRAQIDPATEAPRV
- the eccB gene encoding type VII secretion protein EccB: MAEESRGQRGSGYGLGLSTRTQVTGYQFLARRTAMALTRWRVRMEIEPGRRQTLSVVASISAAVLICLGALLWSFISPSGQINDSAIIADKDSGALYVRVGDRLHPALNLASARLIAGRPDNPKQVKSNQITSMPHGPLVGIPGAPSQFSPKSPSESSWLVCDTVDTSSGVGGAQSVTVTVIDGTPELTNHRKVLSGSDAVVLSYEGTTWVVREGRRSKIDATDRSVLLPLGLTPEQVSQAKPMSRALYDALPVGPELLVPEVPNANAPATFPGAPGPVGTVIVTPQISGPQQYSLVLTDGVQSLPPLVAQILTNAGRSGKPVTVEPSALAKMPVVNRLDLSSYPDSPLNVQDLRENPSTCWWWERTAGENRARVQVVSGPTLPIKAADLRKVVRLVKADTSGRSADQVFFGPNYANFVAVTGNNPASQTTESLWWITQAGPRFGVDDTKDAREALGLTLTPSLAPWVALRLLPQGPTLSRADALVEHDTLPMDMTPAELVVPK